The window TTTAAAGCAATTTCACGGGTTCTGTAGGCTGACATCTCATCATTAACCCTTACAAACTCATCTACCTTATCGAAAAGAAGCGCGGCAGGAATCAAATTTTTTCCCATTCCCTCAATCTGATAAGGGTGTACATCTTCTTTGTGAATCTCACCTGTCTCGTGATAGCTTTTTAATATAGAACCATCTGCATCCACCCCGATAATTTTGATATCCGGGTTTTTCTCCTTCAAAAACTTTGCTGAACCAGATAAGGTACCACCTGTTCCGGTACAAGCAAAAAGGTGAGTGATCTTACCTTCTGTCTGTTCCCAGATCTCAGGACCTGTAGTCTGGTAATGGGCATCAATATTCAGTTCATTAAAGTACTGATTGATGTAAATCGAATTGGGAGTTTCCAAAGCAATTCTTTTTGCCACTTCATAATAAGATCTAGGATCATCCGCCGGTACATTGGCAGGACATATATATACAGTAGCACCCAAAGCTTTAAGATAAGCAATCTTTTCAGGTTTTGTTTTGTCGCTTACCGCGAGAATACATTTATATCCCTTAATGATACATACCATTGCAATAGAAAACCCAGTATTTCCGGAAGTAGTTTCTACTACTACGGAATCCTCTTTCAATAAGCCTTTTTTCTCTGCATTCTCTATAATATGAAGTGCGATTCGGTCTTTGGTAGAATGTCCAGGATTATATGATTCTAACTTGGCATAAACGGTTGCTGGAATATCTTTTGTAACAGTATTTAGCTTCACCATAGGAGTATGTCCTATTAGGCCAAGAATATTATCGTAAACATTACTCATTATTTGTTATTTTCAATAAAAATCTGACTGCAAAAATACAAAAAAATAAATAATTACTAAACTTTTGTTTGATTTCTAGGGCACGCTTTCGTAAAAAATTATTTTCCTGTTTACAGTATTAGCACGAGTTTAATCGCAAATTTTGCGCCAAATTTTTAAAATTTGTTAAAAACAATATAAAATAATATAAAAGCCTTATTTTCGCATAATTGATTTAATACTATGAAAAATTGGACTTTTAGGCAATGGAACACCGTTTTAGGATGGGTGATTTTCGTCATTGCGTTTTTCACGTACTTGTCCACAATAGAACCCAATTTCAGTTTTTGGGATTGTGGTGAGTACATTTCTTCTGCAGTAAAACTTGAAGTAACGCACGCTCCCGGAGCTGCTTTATTCCAGATAGTGGGTGCCGTGGCAGCCATTTTTGCATTAGGGAAAGGCGAAAATTACTCCATCGTAATCAACGCGATGTCTGCATTGTGCAGTGCGCTGACTATTTTATTTTTGTTTTGGACGATCACTCACTTTGTGAGAAGACTCCTGAACAAAGATTTTGAAGAAATTACAAAACATCAGGAAATTTCTATCCTGTTTGCCGGAGCGGTAGGAGCATTGTGCTTCACGTTTTCAGATACCTTCTGGTTCTCGGCAGTGGAAGGAGAAGTTTATTCTATGGCTTCTATGTTCATCGCGCTCTTGGTCTGGTTGATTACGAAATGGGAAAATGAGTATCAGGCAGCAGACAATGAAAGATGGATTATCCTTATTTTCTTCGTTTTAGGACTTTCCGTTGGGGTACACATGATGTGTATGCTGGCGACTCCTATGGTATGTCTTGTATATTATGCAAGAAATTATAAGTTTACCTGGAAAAGCTTTATCTGGGCAAACCTGATTACATTATTAATTCTGAGTTTAGTCTTCAAAATTATTTTCCCACTCATCATGACGATGTTCGGAAGACTGGAGATTTTCTTTGTAAATGGTCTTGGGCTTCCTTTCCATTCCGGAACCATTGCAGCCTTTATTCTGATGGTAGCGATCTGCTATTTTCTGATTAAGTATGCAAGAAAAGCAAAAAAGAATATTTATCAAACGGCTGCTTTATCTGTAGTTTTTATGATGATTGGTTTTTCTTGCTGGATGGTGATTCCGATCAGAGCGAATGCGAATCCGCCAATGAACCTTAATGACCCGGATACCGCAATTGGTATGCTGGATTATTATAACAGAGAGCAATATGGTGACTGGCCGACGATTTATGGACAGAACTATACGGCTTTCCTTGATGCTAACGGAATTCAAAAGAACGAAGACGGAAGCTTTAAAACAAAAAAGACCGGAGAAATCTTCGAAAAAGATGAGAAAACCGGAACCTATAGAAAAACCGGAGACCGATTTAATTATATTTTCAGTCAGTCTCAGGTGAGCTTAATGCCAAGAATGTTTAATGAGGATAAAGATGTAATGTCTAACTATATTTCAATGTATGGAGCTCCTGATTTTACTTTCAATTATGCCAATGAAGACGTTGCAGATAATCCTCAGGCAAAGCAGATTTTTGACGAACTGAGAGCTAAATATGATGATAAATCAATTACAGCTGCAGATTATTTAAAGGTAAAACCTTATAACCTTATCAATGTTCAGAAGCCTTCACTGCTTCAGAATATGGACTACTTTATTTCTTTCCAGAACGGATATTACTTTGTAAGATACCTGCTATGGAACTATGTGGGAAGACAGAATGACCTTGAAGGAAATATGGAAAGTACTAAAGGAAACTGGATTTCCGGTATTCCGTTTATTGATAACGTGAATGTAGGAAATCAGGATAAAATGCCTGCTAAGTTTAAGAATGAAAGTACAGTAGCGTTTTTCTTCCTTCCATTAATTTTAGGATTAATCGGATTCTTTTTCCAATTGAACAGAGACTTTGGAAGATTCTATGCTCTATTATCTTTATTCATTATTACCAGTGTCGGAATTATTTTCTATACAGGTGTAAAACCTTTTGAACCGAGAGAAAGAGATTATGCAATGGTAGGTTCATTCTATGCCTTTGCCATCTGGATTGGGCTGGGTGCAGGAGCTATTTTATGGTTTGTACAATCTAAAGTGAAACCAATGGTGCTAATATTGCATTAGGAGTCGTATTACTAGGAGTTCCTTTCATGATGGGCTTCCAGAACTATAATGTTCACGATAGAAGTAACAGATATACAGCTTATGATTATGCATATTCAGTACTAAAATCATTGCCGAAGAACGATATTCTGTTTGTATATGGTGATAACGATACCTACCCGGTTTGGGCAATCCAGGAAACGGAAAGATTCAGAGATGATGTGAAAGTGGTGAACTTCACTCTTGCTTCAACACCTTGGAACCTTGATCAGGTAAAAAGAAGAACATACAATGCAATGGGTATTCCAAGTGAACTGACTCACGAAGATTACAGAGATGGAGTGAATGACCAGATCTATATGATGAAGAAGGAAGATTGGGAAGGGGTTTTCTCTATGTTGAAAGAACAAGGAGTTCCGGATACAGAATTCAAAGACTTCAGAAAGTACCTTACACAGGATTCTTTAACCCTGAAAGATGCCATCAAGTTTATCAAATTCAAGTCTCCTGAAAAAGACCAGTTATTGAAAATGTATTTCGGAGAAGAAAAATATGAAAAGTATAACATTCTTCCGGTAAACAAATTTATCCTTCCGGTAAATAAAGAGAATGCTTTAAAAGCAGGGATTATCAACCAGGCAGATCTTCCCAATGTAGCCAATCAGATTATGATTACTTACAAAGGAAACACATTATATAAAAACAACCTGATCTTAATGGATCTATTGGCAAACTTCGATTGGAAACGTCCGATTAACTTTTCTTCAGGTGGTATTTATGACAGTGAAAATATTTTCTACCTGAATGATTATCTTCAGTTTGACGGTTTCAGCTACAGATTGATTCCAATACAGACACTACCTTCGGCAGACGGCGATATGGGAAGAGTAGATGCCAATAACCTTTATAATGTAGTGAAAAACTTCAGATGGGGTAACTTTAAAGATCTGAAAGCTCACTTTGATGAAACGGCAACGTCTAATATCATCAGCTACAGAATGTCAGCAAGCAGAGCTGCTTCAGCATTAGCATTAAGCGGACAGAAAGCTAAAGCAATAGAGATCCTTGATCTTGCAGCAAAAGAAATTCCTGCTGAAAAATACAATGATCCACGTTCTTTAAGCTCAATTGTAACCGGATATATTATCGCAGGACAGGAACAGAAAGGATTACAACTGGCAGAAGTGCTTAAAAAAGGAATCTTTGAGGAATATGATTATTACTTAAGCCTTTCTAAAGCAGATCAAAGCTATGTGAGAAGACAGATGAGAACAAAACCAATGGAATATTCTCTTGTGGTAGCCGCTGTTACAGATGCTTATACTAAGATCGGACAAAAAGAAAAAGCGTATGCTTATCTGGTAAAATCCATTGAGCCGATTGATAAAAAATTCAATGCATTTGTGAAGGAACTTCAGCAAATGGGTAAAGAAAAAGCAATGAAAGAATCTGAAGATGTTCAAAAGATCACTCCATTCTACCAATATTTATTTGATGTAATGGAACCTTTTGATTCAACTTACTCCAAAGAGAAAGAAAATCAGATCACTTCAGCGATTATTAAAGCAACACAATAAAGCACTTTTAAAAACGGAACTTCGGTTCCGTTTTTTTGTTATTGGCAATCCTGAATTTTAAGATTATATTTGTGAAATTAAAAATGCAGAATGTCCGAAACACAAAAAAGCAGATTCCCGATATATGCCGTAATCGTTACGGTTGTTTTTAAACTTCTTTTCTTATTGACTCATTACATTCAGGAAGATGCTTTCATTACCTGGAGAGTAGCTCAGAATCTACTGGACTATGGGGTAATCGGTTTCAATGGTGATACTAAAATTTCTGCTTCTACAACACATTTATACGTTTTTGTGTCCTATATTTTCAACCTTATTTTTGGAAAAGAATATTTTATTGAACCTCTTTTAATTTTTAATTCCTTCCTATTTACAATAGGAACATTATTCTTATCTCATCTGGTTCTTAAAAATCCCTGGCATAAGGCTATTTTCATCTTTTTAATTGGAATCCTGCCTCCCGCTATTAAGATTTCAATTCTTGGAATGGAATACGGAATCCTGTTTTTTCTGGAAATGGCTCTGTTGTATTATGGTTTCAACAAAGGAAAAAAATGGGTACTTACGCTTCTTCCAATCCTGATTATGTTTACAAGAATTGATACCGTTATATTTCTTGGGATTGCATTTCTTGTTGATACGATTTGGAATAGAAAAATCAGATGGAATTATATTTTTGGCGGAGTTCTGGGTGTTGTATCAACAATGGCTTTCAACTGGTTCTACTTTGGAGAAGTGGTCAACAATACAATTACAGCAAAGAAATTACTTTATGGACAGCAGTTTACTTTCGGAGAACATCTCGACTATTTTCTGGTAAGTTTTGGAAATTTCTGGGGAATGCTAAAGGTTCCTGGGGCCTTTAATCCAATTACTGTGATTGTTCTTATTTTTGAATTGCTTTGTTTTATTTACCTGATAAGACAAAGAGAAAAAAGAAATTATTTCTTGTGGATGATCTTTGTATTCGGATGGGTGAAACAGGTTATTTTTATCTCTCAGAAAAGTTTATTCGATTGGTATTATTGGGTTCCGCAGCTTTTGCTTTTTGTTCCGGTTCTTATTTTTGTATTGGAACAGAAAGAGAGGCGAAACTTATGGCTGTCTTTGCTTGTCGTGTTTTATATTGTTCCGATGCTGGCTTTCCAGACCATCCATGCTATTGCAACTGGAAACGGGGAGTGGAACTACAGAAGAACCATCGGTACGTTTCTTAACCAATATGAAAAAGACAAAAATCAGTGGATCTTACTGGAGCCTGCTGGCTATGTTCCTTATTTTTCAGGATTAAAAACCATCGATGAAGTAGGGTTGGTAGACAAACAGATTCAGGAAGAGATTAAAAAAGATAAAGCGAATTATTGGATCAATACGGTAAAAAA of the Chryseobacterium capnotolerans genome contains:
- a CDS encoding PLP-dependent cysteine synthase family protein, translated to MSNVYDNILGLIGHTPMVKLNTVTKDIPATVYAKLESYNPGHSTKDRIALHIIENAEKKGLLKEDSVVVETTSGNTGFSIAMVCIIKGYKCILAVSDKTKPEKIAYLKALGATVYICPANVPADDPRSYYEVAKRIALETPNSIYINQYFNELNIDAHYQTTGPEIWEQTEGKITHLFACTGTGGTLSGSAKFLKEKNPDIKIIGVDADGSILKSYHETGEIHKEDVHPYQIEGMGKNLIPAALLFDKVDEFVRVNDEMSAYRTREIALKEAIMGGYTTGAVTQGLMQYANSHELTENDLVVLIYPDHGSRYITKVYSDKWMAEQGFVNNCVHNYDEVFKTEFIK